Below is a genomic region from Streptomyces sp. NBC_01233.
GCAGCAAAAGAGCCCGATCCGTTTCGAATCGGGCTTCGTCACGGTGTCCCGAAGCCCAACCAGAAGGGCCGGGCGCGTAGGCGCTCGGCACTCGTGGTCGGCAGGTCCTCGGACTTCGCTGCCACCAACGACTACAGGAGGCCAGCACACCGTTGCGGGACAGTACTCGGATTCACACCGGATTCCCCTGCGACGTCCAACAGCCAGATTCTACAGGCCTCGTTGTCCATCAACCGATGCTCGCCAACCCGAGCGCCCAGCCGCCGACCCTGCGCCGGCGGGAGCGCTCCGCGTAGGGGGCGAAGGGGCCGGCCAGGCGGCCGGGCCTTTCTCGCCCGCCTCATTCGACCGGTTGCACGATCTCATGCCCGAGCACTGCTACGACGACAGCTAGCGTGCATTTTGCACCCGGGATGAATTCCCAAACCACCTTCTCCTTGTTACCCTGCCAATCCACGATGATGGCACTTGCCTTGGACGTGACCTCGATGACCTTGCCCCCCGGGCCAAGAACCGAGTGCAACGCGAATTTGGTGCACTCGACCACCGAGTTCGCAACCCGAACAGCCTGCTCTTCGCTAGGCGAAGGGTTTTGCTGAGTGCCTTCAAGCTTGTGGAATTTTCCGCAGTAGCCGTCGGCCCAAATCCCTCCAGCGTTCTTGCATGCCTGCTGATCGTTTACTTCGCCCGCACCATTGCCAGGTTGCTTGATGGTGTCACCGGGCGGCTGACTGCCGGTGTCGGTGCCCTGCGGGTGGCTGCCGTCCTGCTGGGTGGTGTCGGTGCCCTGCGGGTGGCTGCCGTCCTGCTGGGTGGTGTCGGTGCCCTGCGGGTGGCTGCCGTCCTGCTGGGTGGTGTCGGTGCCCTGCGGGTGGCTGCCGTCCTGCTGGGTGGTGTCAGTGCCCTGCGGGTGGCTGCCGTCGGTCTGGCCGCCGGTGTCGGAACCGCCGGTGTCAGTCCCGGACTGGTCGCTGCCGGAATCGTCCTGCTCTGCCATCGCTGGGGCTTGGGGGGCTGCCGTAGCGATGGTTGCACCTGTTGAGAAAGAAAGCGCTGCAGCCAAGCATGATGCGCCGATATAAGTAGAAATTCGGTGACGCTGAGTGGTGTTCATGATGGTTCCCTGTTGAAAAAAAGCGACTTCGGTCCATGCGGACTTGACTCGCAGTTCCTGAGGGAAACCACTTTCACTGGGGAAGCGTGGACAGGAGCCAGTCCCCATACACCCCATCCTTCACCTCGTAACTGCTGGTGGCAAAGGAATCCGGCCGCCAATTTCACTGAGTGTTCAACTACATTGAAGTAGCGGCGCTTGCTCGCAGCTGGCCTCCCTTGTTGAACGGGCGTGTTGGACATCGGAAGTGGACTCCGGCCGCGAGTGTCACAGTCCCGCCGCCTCTGTCCATGAACCGATCCGCTTCCGCACACACCCCGCGACACGCCCGGGAGCTGGATTCCGGGGTCAGCTTCGGTGTCCACAAAGGGTGTTCATGAAGTCCCGGCGTGCAGGAAGGCAGGGACCCCGGTTTCTGTACGGTGACGGGCATGAGCAATTGGACCTGTTAGACCCAACGGGTTCATCAAGCGAGGGCGTCGCCGAGCAGCCGGCGCGGGGCGCCGTCCAGGTGCTGGTGGAGCAGTTGGGCGCGGGAGTGCACCAGGCCGCTCCGGTACGCGGGCGGTAGCCGGTCGTAGACGGCGGCAGCCATCGCTGCGGCCGCGCCCGGATCTCCGTCGACCCGCAGACAGGCGGCGGTGTCCATGGCGACCAGCGCGCGGGTCATCACCGATGGCGAGACCGTGAGGGCCAGGGCGTCGTCCTGCGCCCGGTACGCGGCGCGGGTGTCGCCGAGCAGCGTGTACGCCTGGGACAGGTGGACGTGGTGCTTCTGGGGCGGGTAGCCGAACCAGGTGTCCCTCGACTCGGGGCCGTCCAACTGCTCGGCCAGCGTGCGGACGTCGTCGACCGCGCGGCGGGCGCCGGGGACGTCGCCGATGGCGGCCAGGGCGCGGGCGTTGACGGCGGCCGCGAGTGCGGCCGCGCCGGACGGGCGGGCGCCGGCCTCCCGGCGGGCCTGCGCGGCGATGCGGGCGGCCTGCCCCGGGGCCCCGTAGTTCAGGCCGACCATGGCATGGCGGCCGAGCACCCAGGAAGTCATCCGCCGGTCCCCAGACTCGCGGGCCGCCCGCGCGGCGGTGGCGAACCAGCGGTGCGCGTCGGCCTGGTCGCCGCGGTCGTGCTGGACGATCGCCACCAGGCCGGAGATCCCGGCGGCCGTGCGCGCCAGGTCGGTGCGGTCCCGTGCGGGGTGGGGCCGGCCCAGGACGGTGGCGAGGAGCGCTAGGTCCTCACGCATCTCGCCCAGGACCGTGTCGGGCGCCCGTCCGTTGTAACCGCCGCGGTGCCGCTCGAAGGCGCCCTCGAGGTAGGCGAGGTCCCCGGCGCCGTCGGCGTCCAGGCCGGTGTCGATGCCCTCCCGGGCCTGCGCGATGCCGGGCAGCACGGCGAACCCCGCCGTGGCCGCCGCGAGGGTGAACAGCTTGCGTCGCTTCACGTCGTCGTCCTTCCTCTGCTGCCTGCGATGCCTCCGGGTGTTGTCCAGGGCCTGGTCCAGCTGCTCGTCGGTCAGCCCGTAGACGGTGCGGATCGCCGAGCGCCAGACCGGAGTCGGTAATCGCTTCTCGGTCTCCCAGCGCTTCAGGTTCTCGACCGTGCACACGAGGCCGGCGGCGGTCATGCGCTTGGCCTGCTGCTCGCGGGTCCGGTCCGCCCGCTCCCTGATGGTGCGCAGCAGCTCGCCGATTCCGTCTGGGCTCACCATGCCGGGGCCTCCCCTGTCTGGGTGTCGGAAGACCATCCTGGCCCCCCAACGCGGCACCCCGCAGCGGGAATCGGCCCCCCGGTGCGGCCCTCCCTTCTGGTGTTCCCCGGACCTTCAATGGTCGAACGGAACCGGCCGGGACAACGCCTACAGGGGCTCCCCCTCCGGCCGGTCCCGCACTGGGCGCCCGTCTCGCCTGGGGGCGGCGGGCGCCGTCCAGCGCTCCATCCGACACGAGAGAAGGAGTACGTCATGAACGGTCTGATCCTCTCCAGCCGCTCCATCAAGGGAGCCGCGACCCGGACCCCCGACGGCGGGGGCACCGGCAAGGGCGACGGCAACGACTGATCGCCGACCATGACCACCGCGATTGACGCGGCGGTCCGGAGCCTCGGCGGGGACTTCCTCGCCGGGGCTTTCGGCCGCGACTTCCAGCACTGGTCACAGGCCGCCGCAGGGCTGCGCGGCCTGTTCACGTGGGACGACCTGAACGACCTGGTGGCCCGCCACCGGCTCGATGCCCCGCGCCTGCGCCTGTTCAACGACGGGGAGCAGGTCCCGCCGTACGAGTACCTGCACACCTCGGTCACCAAGCGCTCCGAGGTCCGCCACCGGGTCGAACCCTCCGGCCTCCACCGGCAGATCAGCGCTGGCGCCTCCCTCGTCCTGGACGCCGTGGACAAACTCCACCCCGGCGTCCAAGACCTGGCCGAGGCGCTGGAGAGGCACTTCCGCACCGACGTCCAGGCCAACCTGTACGCGTCCTGGCACCCCACCGAGGCCTTCGGGATCCACTGGGACGACCACGACACGGTGGTCTTCCAGCTGGAAGGGGCGAAGCGCTGGAACCTGTACGGGGCCACCCGTACGGATCCGCTCCGCCTAGACGTCGAAGCGCCCGAGAAGCCCGACGGGCCGCCGCTGGCCGAAGTGGTCCTGCAGGCCGGGGACATGCTGTACGTACCGCGCGGCTGGTGGCACGCGGTGGCCGCCACGCAGGGCCGCTCCCTGCACCTGACGTGCGGCCTGACCCCGGCGACCGGACACCACCTCCTGGTGTGGCTGGCCGGACAGCTCCTCCACTCCCCCACCCTGCGCGCGAACGTACCGACCGTGGCCGGCCCCGCCGACCGCGCCGCCTACGCCGAGCAGCTGCGCAAGGAGGTCGCCGAGGCGCTCCACCCTCACGTGGTCGCCGAGTTCGCCGCCTCCATGGACGCCCGCGACCCCGGCCGCCCGGCCCCGTCCCTGCCGCACATCGGCGTCGTCCCCGCCGATCCGGAGCTGATCCTGGCCCTCACGACGGCCCGGGCCGCGCTGGAGGGGGCCGACGGGTCGGTGGTGCTGCGCGCCGCCGGACACGAATGGGAGCTCCACCCCTCCGTCCGCCCCGTGCTGGAGGCCCTGGTCTCCGGCGCCCGCCTCACCTTCGGGGAGCTGGCCGAGCGCTCCGGCCTCACCGTGGAACAGGTCGCGGCCCTCGCCACCGAGCTGGTATCCAAGGACGCGGCCGCCGTCTCCCACAGGTAGGACCGCCATGTTCGACGCCCCCGCCCCCGCCACCGTCGACCGGATGCTGACCGCCCAGCAGCACGCCGCCGACCAGTTCGGCCTGCGCGCCACCGGCCGCCGGGTGTGGGGGTACCGGGGCCGGACCCTGTCGGGCGCCGCCGGCCCGCACTGGCTCCGCGTCGTCTGCGCCGAGGCCGGCACCGAGGGCGGCACGCTGTGGAACGGCCCGTCCACCTCCCGCGCCCTCCCCGCCTCGGTGCCGCGCCCCGACCTGTTCCGCATCCGGGACTGGACCACCGAGGGCTACGCCTACCGGGCCGAGCTGTACGCCTTCGCCCCCGACCCGATGGTCTCCCCGCGCCCCGTCCTCGACGAGGACCCGGGCCTGCCCGAGACGTGGTGGAAGGAGATGCGGGCGGCCCTGGACGCCCTCGCCGACATCCCGCCGCCGGCGGACCGCGAGGCCGTACGCGAGGAGTACCTGCGCCGCGTCATCCCCGAGTTCACCGACCACCAGGTCGAGGACGTCGCCTGGTCCACCGCCCACGGCGACCTCCACTACGGCAACCTCACCCGCGGCCCGCACATCCTGGACTGGGAAGGCTGGGGCCGCGCCCCGTACGGCTACGACGCCGCCACCCTGTACGTCTACGCGCTGCTGACCCCCGAGACGGCCGCCCGCATCCGGGCCCAGCTGGCCCCGGTCCTGGACCGGCCCGAGGCACGCACCGGCCTGCTGACCGTGTGCGCCCAGGTCCTCCAGGCCCAGGACCGCGTCGACTTCTACGCCGAGCTCGCCGACCCCGTCCGCGAGCACCTGGCCCACCTGTAGCCGCCCCGCCCGTCTCTACGCGGAGTCGACGCTGCGTCGACCGGCGGCCAGCGTCGGCGGGCCCGAGGCGGAGGGCTCCGACCCGGACCCATGCGCCCGGCGCAGGCCCGGCTGCGGCCAGGGGTAGAACCGGGACACCGTGCTGGTCGACCCGTCGAGGTCGACGGCCACCTTGTAGATCACCCTGCCGTCGGCCCAGTCGTGCCGCGCCATCACAGCCCCGTACCGCCACGCCCCGCAGGACCACACCCGCAGGGCCGGGCGGTCGCCCGCAGGCCAGCTCCAGACCGTGGGCGCGCGCCCGTCCTCGGGCCGCCATGGCCGGGACTCCACCGGCTCCGTCAACGTCGTGCTCACCCCTCGACCGTACGCCCGGACCCCGCGGACTCCCCCGCCAGGTGCTCCGCGTCGTGCTCCGGGCCGTGTTCGACGAAACCTGTACGGCTTCCTGTCCTCTTCGCAGGTCACAGTGCCTGTCACGTCAGCGCGCGAGGCGGTGGCGTGCGTCAAGTAAGGACAGGGGAGCGGGCAGTGGAGATGAAGCAGACGCCGGGGGCGTACCGGATGCGGGCGGAGCGCCGGCGCAGGGTGCGCGGCAGCGGGGAGGCCCGGGGCGACGGCTGGATGCGCACGGAGGCGGACGAGCGTCTCCTCGCGCTGGCGACGAGGTACGGGACGCTGACCCTGCAGCAGGCGGCCACCGCGTGCTGGGGCGGGAGACTCGAGACCGCGCGCCTGCGGATACGGGTGATGGCGGAGGCCGGGCTGCTGCACCGCTCCGCGGTGATGCGGTGGGCGGGCACCGTCGTGTGGCCCACCGAGCGCGGAGCGCGCATCGCGGGTACCGGCCTGTCGGCACCCTCCCGCCCGGGCGAGCGGCTGCTGCACCGCCTGGCCCTCGCCGACGTCGGCCTCGCCCTGGAGGCGGCCGGGCACACGGTGCTCACCGAGCGCGAGGTCCGCTCCGCCGAGGCGGTGCCCGGGCGACCGGCGGAACTCCTCGCGGACCTTGGCATCTCCGGAGTGCCCGAGGGGGCCCGGCGCGGGGAGACCCTCGCGGTCCCGGCCGGTGCCCACGCGGTGCACTGGCCGGACCTGGTCCTGGTGCCGCCCGGTGGCTCCGTGGTCGCCGTCGAGGTGGAGCTCACCCCGAAGTCCCGCAGCGAGCTGCGGAGCATCCTGCGCGCCTACCTGCGGGCCCGGCGCCGGGTCGTCTACCTCGGGACCGCGCCGGTTGTGCGCCAGCTGCAGGGGCGCCCCGGCTCGGACGGGCAGTGGGTCGACGGCGTTGCCCAGGAGGCCGGGCTGCTCCCGCCCGGAGGGCCCGACCCGGGCGCCGACGGACTCCTGCGCGTACGGCCGCTCGTCCTCACCGACCCGGACGTCGCCCGCCAGACTGAGCAGCACGCCAACCGCCACCGTCGCCCTGCATGAACTGATCGGTGCCGATCAGCGCTCCACGCCGGTGACGGCCTCCACCATCGCGGCCTGGACGAGCCGGAACTCCCGTTCGTCCAGCGCGTCCAGGACCGTCTGCAGGGTGACGGGCGCTGCACCGACGAGGGAGACGGCGATACGCAGCATGGCCATCTCGCTGCGCGAACCCTGGATCATGACCTTGTCCGTCAGGGGGAACTCGCCCATCAACCGCTGGGAGATCCCGCTCCAGTTCATGCTGGGGCGCGTACCGGTGCGGTCGATGTAGAGCAGGTGGTCGGGCTGGGGGTCCTGGTCGTCCAGGAACCGCCGCAGCCAGTACCCGTCACGGTGCTTGCCGAGGAGGCGGGTGGCCGCGCGCATCCATTCGTTGCCCACGCCCTGGAGCAGGCCCTGGGCGAGCTCCATGCCCGTCGTGCCCTCGCTGGTCAGCGTCACCGATCTCTCCCTGGTCTCGATGGTCGGGCCGGGTCGGAGTCGGGGCCGGCCCCGACCACACTGTGTCCGGCTGCGCCCCGCAGGCCGCGCCGTACACGCCGACCGGCCTTGCCGCTGGCCGCAGCCTCACCCGTTCGCCACAAAAGGCCGTCTGAGCTGCGGCTTCACGAGAGCACAACCCAGGACACAGGAGGGGACACGGGGACACGGGCGCCGTTGCCAACAGGGACGGCCCGGGGTGGATAACGAGCAGCTCACGCCCGTTGCCACCCCGGTATCCACTCCCGGCGCGGTGCTGGCGGCGGAGTCCCCCGGGGGGACGGCTGTCCGGGCACGGTCCGCGAATCGCGGATGGTGTCTACCTCGTGGACACGACCGGAGCCGGGGCCGGTGTGGCGGGCGCTGGCGACTGGCCGAACCCAGGGGCAAGCAGAAGCGCGAGGAGCGTCGCGACCGCTGCGCCGGAGACAATCGAGGTTCCCAGGTCGCCGCGGCCGAGCGCACCGTGCGTACGGGCGGTGTACTTGAAGACCGAGAAGCCGACGACGTAGCCCACGACGATGAGCAGGGCCGCCAGCGGCGCGATCTGGATGGTCACGACGTTCTCCTCGCTATGTCCGCCTGAATCGGCGGTCCG
It encodes:
- a CDS encoding transcriptional regulator; amino-acid sequence: MVSPDGIGELLRTIRERADRTREQQAKRMTAAGLVCTVENLKRWETEKRLPTPVWRSAIRTVYGLTDEQLDQALDNTRRHRRQQRKDDDVKRRKLFTLAAATAGFAVLPGIAQAREGIDTGLDADGAGDLAYLEGAFERHRGGYNGRAPDTVLGEMREDLALLATVLGRPHPARDRTDLARTAAGISGLVAIVQHDRGDQADAHRWFATAARAARESGDRRMTSWVLGRHAMVGLNYGAPGQAARIAAQARREAGARPSGAAALAAAVNARALAAIGDVPGARRAVDDVRTLAEQLDGPESRDTWFGYPPQKHHVHLSQAYTLLGDTRAAYRAQDDALALTVSPSVMTRALVAMDTAACLRVDGDPGAAAAMAAAVYDRLPPAYRSGLVHSRAQLLHQHLDGAPRRLLGDALA
- a CDS encoding phosphotransferase — encoded protein: MFDAPAPATVDRMLTAQQHAADQFGLRATGRRVWGYRGRTLSGAAGPHWLRVVCAEAGTEGGTLWNGPSTSRALPASVPRPDLFRIRDWTTEGYAYRAELYAFAPDPMVSPRPVLDEDPGLPETWWKEMRAALDALADIPPPADREAVREEYLRRVIPEFTDHQVEDVAWSTAHGDLHYGNLTRGPHILDWEGWGRAPYGYDAATLYVYALLTPETAARIRAQLAPVLDRPEARTGLLTVCAQVLQAQDRVDFYAELADPVREHLAHL
- a CDS encoding cupin domain-containing protein, producing MTTAIDAAVRSLGGDFLAGAFGRDFQHWSQAAAGLRGLFTWDDLNDLVARHRLDAPRLRLFNDGEQVPPYEYLHTSVTKRSEVRHRVEPSGLHRQISAGASLVLDAVDKLHPGVQDLAEALERHFRTDVQANLYASWHPTEAFGIHWDDHDTVVFQLEGAKRWNLYGATRTDPLRLDVEAPEKPDGPPLAEVVLQAGDMLYVPRGWWHAVAATQGRSLHLTCGLTPATGHHLLVWLAGQLLHSPTLRANVPTVAGPADRAAYAEQLRKEVAEALHPHVVAEFAASMDARDPGRPAPSLPHIGVVPADPELILALTTARAALEGADGSVVLRAAGHEWELHPSVRPVLEALVSGARLTFGELAERSGLTVEQVAALATELVSKDAAAVSHR